The DNA window TCAACTTTGTTAAATATCGGAAACTTTTTAACTGCAGCAGCAACACTGGCTCCCATTTGGACAGCTGCACCTTCTCTTCCAGTCGAGCCTCCAAATAGGACCGTTAAAAAGGTTCCAAAATAGACAATCGGTCCCATCCTCAGAGGTACTTCTTTTTTTCCATGTACTGCATCGATTACGAGGTTATTTAGTTTAGCTGTGTCATTTAAAGTATTATTCAGAAATACCTTGCCATAGTTCATATATATGTATCCTAAAATAAGGCCGCCTAAAGGGAGAAGAAAAATTAGCCAATCTCTTTTCATCCGAACTTCTCCTAGATAATCATTTATTTCTAGTAGGAAATGAATAGTAGAGCCAACAACAACACCAATTATGCTTCCTAAGATAATCCATTGACTGAGCAGTAAAAAGAAGTTCCTATATTTTCGTCCAATTTTCATTCAGCGTTACCTCGTTTCAAACTTTTTATCACCAATCACCTTATTTTTACCTTAGCTTGATAAATTGATTAAAAAATATGCGATTGTATATGAGAGATAAACTCTGGTAGAAACCTTAACTCTATGTATTTCCTTGAATAAGCATATATCCTTTTAGGAAGAATTATGGTCTAATAGTGAGTAGATTAATTCATCTGCTTAAGGTAGTGAAAGAAGGGGAAGTTGAGTTGAAAAAGTTTAAGAAGTTTTACCTTGAAATTACGAGTGTTTGTAATTTAGCTTGTAGTTTCTGTCCACCCACTGAACGTCAAAAACAATTCATTTCAGTGGATGATTTTTCGAAGAGATTAGATCAAATTAAACCTCATACAGATTTTATATATTTGCATGTAAAAGGTGAGCCACTGCTTCATCCTAAAATAGATCAATTACTAGACTTAGCCCATGAGAAAGGGTTTAAGGTTAATATTACAACCAATGGAACGTTAATTAATAAAAATAAGCATAAGCTACTAAATAAACCTGCCCTAAGACAAATGAATTTTTCGTTGCATAGCTTTGATGGCCATGCTGGTTCCGTAGATAGGGAAGGATATGTTGGAAGTGTCCTTTCATTTATAAAAGAAGCAACAAGTCAATCAGAATTGATTGTTTCATTAAGACTTTGGAATCTTACTCAAGATAATATGACGAATCTTGAAAAGCAACGAAATCGAGAGGTTCTAGAGATTATAGAAAAAGAATTTGATCTAGATTACAGGATTGAAGAAAAGGTTACCCCAGGTAGTGGCGTAAAACTAGCAGAGCGTATTTTCATTAATCAAGATTATGAATTTAAGTGGCCTGCACTTCATGAAGAAGAGGATGACGGAAAAGGATTTTGTCATGGTCTTCGTAATCAAGCAGGGATTTTGGCCAATGGGACCGTTATTCCTTGTTGTTTAGATGGTGAAGGAATTATCAATCTTGGTAACATCAACAATTCCACTTTTTCTGAAATTATTGAAGGTGAACGAGCAAAAAATATAGTTGATGGGTTCTCTAGAAGAGAAGCAGTGGAGGAACTTTGTCGTAAATGTGGATACCGCAAAAGGTTTGGTAAATAAGTGCTTAAGAATTGCACTTTAGCATATAGGGATTAAATAGCCTGTAATGATATAAAGAAATCATAATATACTTTTAAAAGAAGGGTCTAGTGGATAGACGCTTCTTTTAATCTGTCTCGAAAGGGAGGGTTGTAGTAGTGAGTAATAATTCATCTTTTTCAAAAAACATTAAAAATGCATTAGTAAATAGTCCACCTGGCGAATGGATGTCTACCATTCCAGAAGAGTGTATACGTCTCAATTCTGGATATCCCGCACCTACTCTTGTTCCTAGTGAGGGGATAAAGGCAGCAGTAAATAGACTCATTGATGAGGAGAAGGACTTACCACTTCATTATATTGGAAGTCCACAAATATCTAGATTGAAAGAACAGATCCAAACAAGATTAAATGAACGTGATATCTATATAAAAAGTGATGAGCTTTTAATAACATCAGGTGCTTGTCAGGCAATAGATTTGATTGCCCGTATATTCATTGACGAAGAGACAGTTGTAGCGATAGAATCACCAACGTATATGGAAGCATTAGAGATTTTTAAAAACTATACAAGTCAATTTATATCCATACCAGTAGATCACCATGGCTTACAAACAGATAGACTAGAAGAAGTATTACAAGAAAGAAGAGAAAATGGACTTACCATTCCGAAGTTGTTATATACCATTCCAACTTTTCATAATCCTACTGGAACGACGATGAGCATGGATCGTCGGCAACACGTTTTAGAGCTTGCTACTAAATATAATTTTTTCATTGTGGAGGATGATGCTTACGGGGAGTTAAATTTTCACAAGCCTCCAGTTCCCCTAATGTCGTTGGATAAGAATAACCTTGTGATTCATGTGGGTTCATTATCAAAGGTAGTTGCTCCAGGAATGCGAATAGGCTGGGTAGCGGGACCAAGTGAATTGATAAGTGCTTTGGCTTGGTTTAAGAAAGATTTAGATCATCCTTTTGCTCAGGCAACGATGGCAAATTTTATAGAAAGAG is part of the Cytobacillus luteolus genome and encodes:
- a CDS encoding radical SAM/SPASM domain-containing protein: MKKFKKFYLEITSVCNLACSFCPPTERQKQFISVDDFSKRLDQIKPHTDFIYLHVKGEPLLHPKIDQLLDLAHEKGFKVNITTNGTLINKNKHKLLNKPALRQMNFSLHSFDGHAGSVDREGYVGSVLSFIKEATSQSELIVSLRLWNLTQDNMTNLEKQRNREVLEIIEKEFDLDYRIEEKVTPGSGVKLAERIFINQDYEFKWPALHEEEDDGKGFCHGLRNQAGILANGTVIPCCLDGEGIINLGNINNSTFSEIIEGERAKNIVDGFSRREAVEELCRKCGYRKRFGK
- a CDS encoding PLP-dependent aminotransferase family protein; its protein translation is MSNNSSFSKNIKNALVNSPPGEWMSTIPEECIRLNSGYPAPTLVPSEGIKAAVNRLIDEEKDLPLHYIGSPQISRLKEQIQTRLNERDIYIKSDELLITSGACQAIDLIARIFIDEETVVAIESPTYMEALEIFKNYTSQFISIPVDHHGLQTDRLEEVLQERRENGLTIPKLLYTIPTFHNPTGTTMSMDRRQHVLELATKYNFFIVEDDAYGELNFHKPPVPLMSLDKNNLVIHVGSLSKVVAPGMRIGWVAGPSELISALAWFKKDLDHPFAQATMANFIEREDFDKRLTSLREVYGEKCKVMISALEKYFPESASWYIPAGGYFVWVKVQGVDTEVLLKQALSKGVAYVPGKYFFYDPHVGTEYLRLSFSYADENEIRKGIKLLGKIIKP